The uncultured Methanomethylovorans sp. genome contains a region encoding:
- the glpX gene encoding class II fructose-bisphosphatase, translating to MPHKKKAEGMIKCAGLIECALLPRLLQVTEAAAIAASYQMGRGDKHYADQVSVEAMRRTLNYLDMKGIIKIGEGERDEAPMLYIGEQVGTWEGDLEVDIAVDPLEGTNLAANGTPGAISVMAMAERGGLFHGPDIYMDKIVVGPEVVRYERLHPEDSINLDAPVIDNLEIVAKALNRNIDELVVVILDRSRHEAKIEEIRKTGARVNLITDGDLMPGVATAIRGSGVHVVMGAGGSGEAVLTAAALKILGGKILARLVLPTVANGKSEEAIANEKAEKMPRLEKMGITEKNMNDVLDINKLVPGNDVIFSATGVTPGTLLKGVNLFGEGDARVHSLTMGSSGVVKFTDTIYIHDKEVTPLRFV from the coding sequence ATGCCACATAAGAAAAAAGCAGAAGGGATGATCAAATGCGCAGGGCTTATAGAATGTGCCCTGTTACCAAGACTTCTTCAGGTTACAGAAGCTGCAGCCATAGCAGCATCTTATCAGATGGGCAGAGGAGACAAGCATTATGCTGATCAGGTATCAGTGGAAGCCATGCGCAGGACTTTGAATTACCTTGATATGAAAGGAATCATAAAGATCGGTGAAGGAGAAAGGGACGAGGCACCGATGCTGTACATAGGCGAACAGGTAGGTACTTGGGAGGGAGATCTGGAAGTGGATATTGCTGTGGATCCACTTGAAGGCACTAATCTGGCGGCCAATGGCACTCCAGGCGCTATATCTGTGATGGCAATGGCTGAAAGAGGTGGCCTTTTCCATGGTCCTGACATCTATATGGATAAAATAGTGGTAGGTCCGGAGGTCGTGAGGTATGAAAGGCTGCATCCTGAAGATAGTATAAATCTTGATGCTCCTGTTATCGATAACCTTGAAATAGTCGCAAAGGCGCTTAATCGTAATATCGACGAGCTGGTCGTTGTCATCCTTGACAGATCAAGGCATGAGGCTAAGATAGAAGAGATCAGAAAAACAGGTGCGAGGGTCAATCTGATCACTGATGGTGACTTGATGCCAGGAGTTGCCACAGCCATACGCGGTTCAGGTGTTCATGTGGTCATGGGCGCTGGAGGTTCAGGGGAGGCAGTTCTCACTGCTGCTGCTCTTAAGATCCTGGGTGGCAAGATACTTGCAAGGCTTGTATTACCTACAGTTGCCAATGGCAAGTCTGAAGAAGCTATAGCCAATGAAAAAGCTGAAAAGATGCCAAGGCTTGAAAAGATGGGTATTACAGAAAAGAACATGAACGATGTGCTTGACATCAACAAGCTTGTTCCTGGAAATGATGTGATCTTTTCTGCAACAGGTGTGACTCCGGGTACTCTCCTAAAAGGTGTGAACCTCTTTGGAGAAGGCGATGCAAGAGTTCACAGTCTGACCATGGGCAGTTCAGGTGTGGTAAAATTTACAGATACCATCTACATACATGATAAAGAGGTCACTCCTCTTCGGTTCGTTTAA
- a CDS encoding tRNA (N(6)-L-threonylcarbamoyladenosine(37)-C(2))-methylthiotransferase, with translation MKVHVSTFGCSANQASAEVMMATIRSLGHELVSEKNADVVVLNTCTVKYSTEQKILHKIWELGEKGREVVVAGCMPEVQLEDIIHNNPAAHILGVNSISRIGDILNSIASPEISSQNTSRQALHVFSHEPQGFINVPRFRFNSNIHICQLSQGCNNACSYCIVRFVRGPLRSFNPDPIVEDIRQGVAEGCREIWLTSQDNAQYGMDLGYQLPQLLERICDIPGDFKVRVGMMNPFSVLPILDELLNAFEHDKIYKLVHLPIQSASNDVLKKMNRFHSIEEANHLISCFRDRFDDLTLFTDIIVGFPGEKDTDFMKTVEWVKEYRPEKVNISRYTPRPHTKALEYRNIDSRIVAQRSNELHSVCEKVKIAVRKSMMGWTGRVFISKEAKVKGLMARTASYKPVVIPESSAIPGSYCEVEIFDATPGYFLGRVNLNQNNF, from the coding sequence ATGAAAGTCCACGTATCGACATTTGGTTGTTCTGCTAACCAGGCTTCTGCAGAGGTCATGATGGCGACCATCAGAAGCCTGGGTCATGAACTGGTATCTGAGAAAAATGCCGACGTAGTAGTACTCAACACCTGTACTGTAAAGTATTCTACTGAACAGAAGATCCTGCATAAGATCTGGGAGCTGGGGGAAAAAGGCAGAGAAGTAGTAGTAGCTGGCTGTATGCCTGAAGTGCAGCTTGAGGATATCATCCATAATAATCCTGCTGCTCACATTTTGGGTGTCAATTCCATCTCAAGGATAGGGGATATCTTGAATTCAATTGCTTCACCGGAGATTTCTTCACAAAATACTTCTCGACAGGCTTTACATGTGTTTTCTCATGAACCTCAAGGTTTCATTAATGTGCCAAGATTCAGGTTCAATTCTAATATCCATATCTGTCAGCTTTCCCAGGGATGCAACAATGCATGTTCCTATTGTATAGTCAGGTTCGTAAGAGGCCCACTGAGGTCTTTTAATCCAGATCCCATTGTAGAGGATATACGACAAGGAGTTGCTGAAGGATGCAGGGAAATATGGCTTACTTCACAGGATAATGCTCAATATGGTATGGATCTAGGATATCAGCTTCCTCAGCTTCTTGAGAGAATATGCGATATACCAGGCGATTTTAAGGTACGTGTGGGCATGATGAACCCCTTTTCTGTGCTCCCTATACTGGATGAATTATTGAACGCTTTTGAGCACGACAAAATCTACAAGTTAGTTCATTTGCCGATACAATCAGCATCAAACGATGTTCTGAAAAAAATGAACAGGTTTCATTCTATAGAAGAGGCAAATCATCTAATCAGTTGTTTCAGAGATCGTTTTGATGATCTTACTCTGTTTACTGATATCATCGTAGGTTTTCCAGGGGAGAAGGATACTGATTTCATGAAAACAGTTGAATGGGTGAAAGAGTACAGGCCAGAAAAGGTTAACATTTCAAGGTATACTCCCCGTCCGCATACAAAGGCGCTTGAATACCGTAACATTGATTCGCGTATAGTCGCGCAGCGTTCTAATGAACTGCATTCTGTATGTGAAAAAGTCAAAATAGCTGTCAGAAAGAGTATGATGGGATGGACTGGCCGGGTCTTTATTTCTAAAGAGGCTAAAGTTAAAGGTCTCATGGCACGGACGGCATCCTATAAACCAGTGGTAATTCCGGAATCATCTGCCATCCCTGGAAGCTATTGTGAGGTTGAGATATTCGATGCGACCCCTGGATATTTCCTGGGAAGAGTCAATTTAAATCAAAATAATTTTTAA
- the leuS gene encoding leucine--tRNA ligase translates to MEQDYIPCEIERKWQKTWDDTKVFQPEPDEREKFFITIPYPYLNGNLHAGHTRTFTIGDVIARYKRMQGYNVLFPMGFHVTGTPIVGLAELIANRDTQTMKVYTELHGIPIDILETLVIPEKIVEYFSKEAEKAMRSIGYSIDWRRKFTTTDPTYKKFIEWQFNLLYEKGLIVKGSHPVKWCPNDNNPVEDHDILHGEEATIVDYTFVKFQHDGVVLPCATLRPETIFGVTNLWINPNIEHVKIKVEKDGKTEFWVVSKEAYRKLTFTDRKVEFVENVPSTSLIGIKVKNPLTSNDVITLPASFVRGENGSGIVMSVPAHAPYDYLALKDLYEKDLSEYGIKEDLRNIKLISLIAAKEFGEYPAVEAVQQLGVMDQKDPKAEEATKMVYRREFHGGILKENTGKYAGIAVSKIKDVLTRDLISQGIGEVFYEFSEPVVCRCGTPCVVNMVEGQWFLNYSNPEWKDKVYRCIEKMEIIPEDYRLEFNNKVDWLKDKACARKKGLGTHLPFDDQWLIESLGDSTIYMTYYITNKFFARGIGPEHLTPQLFDYVLLGKGTVQQTAADTGLDEQLIAQMKKDIDYWYPVDLRSSGKDLVPNHLLFFLFHHVAIFDEEKWPRALAVNGFVSLEGQKMSKSKGPLLTLRTAVDEYGADIARMYILSSAEQTQDADWRNSGVEAAKKQVERFYSFAREIIESGVVCGLCGELKLIDRWMLSRLQQRIRETNNDMMSLRTRSALQNAFFLLLNDIKWYQKRGGSNLLYDMLDTWVRLMTPFIPHVCEEIWQALGHKGNDIVSLAPYPTFDAGLLNSNAELAEELVDNTLEDIEEILKVTKMTPKKVVLYTSATWKTKTFQMALKMQAEGCLNPGNLIKTLMAEPANRAYGKEIPKFVQKIVPDITSMKVERLEMFDGYELDELAILRENQSFFEKEFYCAVEVYGADSPDYDPEKKSRFAVPMRPAIYLE, encoded by the coding sequence ATGGAACAGGATTACATACCGTGCGAGATAGAAAGAAAATGGCAGAAGACATGGGATGATACAAAGGTCTTTCAGCCTGAGCCAGATGAGAGAGAAAAGTTCTTCATAACAATACCCTACCCCTATCTCAACGGTAATTTACATGCAGGACACACCCGGACCTTTACCATAGGGGACGTTATAGCACGATATAAACGAATGCAGGGATATAACGTGCTTTTTCCTATGGGTTTCCATGTAACAGGAACACCTATTGTAGGTCTTGCCGAATTGATAGCTAACCGTGACACTCAGACCATGAAGGTATATACAGAACTGCATGGTATACCTATAGATATTCTGGAAACACTGGTCATTCCTGAGAAAATAGTAGAGTACTTCAGTAAAGAAGCTGAAAAGGCTATGCGTTCTATTGGTTACTCTATTGACTGGAGACGCAAATTCACCACCACTGACCCAACTTACAAAAAGTTCATTGAATGGCAGTTCAACCTGTTGTATGAAAAGGGACTCATCGTGAAGGGATCACATCCGGTCAAGTGGTGTCCGAACGACAATAACCCAGTTGAAGATCACGATATCCTGCATGGTGAAGAGGCAACTATCGTAGATTATACTTTTGTTAAATTCCAGCATGATGGCGTAGTACTGCCTTGTGCGACCCTGCGCCCTGAGACTATTTTTGGTGTTACGAACCTATGGATCAATCCTAATATAGAGCATGTGAAGATCAAAGTGGAAAAGGATGGAAAAACAGAATTCTGGGTCGTAAGCAAGGAAGCTTACAGGAAACTCACTTTCACTGATAGGAAAGTAGAATTTGTAGAGAACGTGCCATCTACATCCCTAATAGGTATCAAGGTGAAGAATCCGCTTACAAGCAATGATGTTATTACATTGCCTGCCTCATTTGTAAGGGGAGAGAATGGTAGCGGAATTGTGATGAGTGTGCCTGCACATGCACCTTATGATTACCTTGCATTGAAGGACCTCTATGAAAAAGACCTTTCAGAATATGGGATCAAGGAAGACCTGCGCAATATAAAATTAATTTCTCTGATAGCAGCCAAGGAATTCGGGGAGTATCCTGCTGTAGAAGCTGTGCAACAGCTTGGTGTGATGGATCAGAAAGATCCGAAAGCTGAAGAGGCCACCAAGATGGTATACAGAAGAGAATTCCATGGCGGAATCCTCAAAGAGAATACTGGAAAGTATGCTGGAATTGCAGTTTCCAAAATCAAGGATGTACTCACCCGGGATCTTATAAGCCAGGGTATAGGAGAAGTATTCTATGAGTTCAGCGAACCGGTTGTATGCCGCTGCGGAACGCCCTGTGTGGTAAATATGGTTGAAGGCCAATGGTTCCTCAACTATTCTAATCCAGAGTGGAAGGATAAAGTTTACAGATGCATTGAGAAAATGGAGATCATTCCTGAAGATTATAGATTGGAATTCAACAACAAAGTCGATTGGCTCAAGGACAAAGCATGTGCAAGGAAAAAGGGTCTTGGCACACATCTGCCTTTTGACGATCAATGGCTGATTGAGTCGCTTGGCGATTCTACCATCTATATGACATATTATATCACCAACAAGTTCTTTGCCCGCGGTATTGGACCGGAACATCTTACTCCTCAACTTTTCGATTACGTGCTACTTGGAAAGGGTACTGTACAGCAAACTGCTGCTGATACAGGTCTTGATGAGCAACTAATAGCACAGATGAAAAAAGACATAGATTACTGGTATCCTGTTGACCTCAGATCTTCAGGTAAAGACCTTGTGCCAAATCACTTACTCTTCTTCCTCTTCCACCACGTAGCCATATTTGATGAGGAGAAGTGGCCTCGGGCCCTTGCAGTCAATGGTTTCGTGTCCCTTGAAGGGCAAAAAATGAGTAAATCAAAAGGTCCGCTGCTTACTCTGAGGACTGCAGTGGATGAATATGGTGCAGATATAGCCCGCATGTACATCCTTTCAAGTGCCGAACAGACACAGGATGCTGACTGGAGGAACAGTGGTGTCGAAGCCGCAAAGAAACAGGTGGAAAGGTTCTACTCCTTTGCCAGAGAGATCATTGAATCCGGTGTCGTATGCGGCTTGTGCGGAGAACTGAAACTTATAGACAGATGGATGCTTAGCCGTCTGCAACAGCGCATCAGAGAAACGAACAACGATATGATGTCCCTGAGGACACGCAGTGCCCTGCAAAATGCATTCTTCCTGCTGCTCAACGATATAAAGTGGTATCAGAAAAGGGGAGGTAGTAACCTGCTCTATGACATGCTGGATACTTGGGTGCGCTTGATGACACCTTTCATACCGCATGTATGTGAGGAGATATGGCAGGCACTGGGACATAAAGGTAATGATATTGTATCCCTTGCTCCGTATCCGACATTTGATGCGGGGCTGCTTAACAGCAATGCAGAGCTTGCAGAAGAACTTGTGGACAACACCCTGGAAGACATAGAGGAAATATTAAAGGTCACAAAAATGACGCCAAAAAAGGTAGTGTTGTACACATCTGCAACATGGAAGACAAAAACATTCCAGATGGCTCTAAAGATGCAGGCCGAAGGATGTCTTAATCCTGGTAACCTCATCAAGACCCTTATGGCAGAACCTGCGAACAGGGCATATGGAAAAGAAATACCAAAGTTCGTACAGAAGATTGTGCCCGATATAACCAGCATGAAAGTCGAACGTTTAGAGATGTTCGATGGTTATGAGCTGGATGAGCTGGCAATCCTCAGAGAAAACCAGAGCTTCTTTGAAAAAGAGTTTTACTGTGCCGTAGAAGTTTATGGTGCAGATTCGCCGGACTATGACCCGGAGAAGAAGTCCAGATTTGCAGTTCCAATGAGACCAGCTATATATCTTGAATAA
- the cgi121 gene encoding KEOPS complex subunit Cgi121 encodes MQVEFLSGCIFIEDLKAFLRTTADISKANSCIIQAINADKIAGEKHLRFAVAKALRAFEQERNAAKDMGIEIMRYASGKRQIEEAFSMGVHQGQNNVVFVVIGEADSVPICLDILKEMVVPSDIIQYLLSKREEIIMQFGITTDEIAVVGEQMIPELVIERVALVDVLK; translated from the coding sequence ATGCAAGTTGAGTTTCTAAGTGGCTGTATTTTCATAGAAGATCTGAAGGCATTTCTCAGGACAACCGCAGACATATCAAAGGCAAATAGTTGCATAATTCAGGCTATCAATGCAGATAAGATCGCGGGTGAAAAACACTTACGGTTTGCCGTTGCAAAAGCGCTCAGGGCATTCGAGCAGGAAAGAAATGCTGCAAAGGACATGGGTATTGAGATAATGCGTTATGCATCCGGGAAGCGCCAGATTGAAGAGGCATTTTCCATGGGTGTACATCAAGGCCAGAATAATGTTGTTTTCGTAGTGATAGGTGAAGCAGATTCTGTTCCTATATGTTTGGATATACTTAAAGAGATGGTCGTGCCTTCCGATATCATTCAATATCTGCTATCCAAAAGAGAAGAAATAATCATGCAATTTGGAATCACCACAGATGAGATCGCAGTCGTCGGCGAGCAGATGATCCCGGAACTTGTGATCGAACGAGTGGCACTTGTGGATGTATTGAAGTAA